In the Bos mutus isolate GX-2022 chromosome 15, NWIPB_WYAK_1.1, whole genome shotgun sequence genome, GAAGTCAGGAGGTCTATCAATGTAAGAAGGCATCCCCTTTCTCCTCTACCATCTAACCCTAGCCACTCTGCTCCTGAATCTCATGCCAAGCAGGTGCTGCCAGATTTGGCCCGGATACCCTAAGGGGTGGGCCACCCTAGGGAGTGAGGAGTGCTTCTGGCCTGGGTCACAGGGAGGCAGAGACAAAGTTCCCTTGGATATAGTCTACAAAGGCCCCCAAACCTCTCAGAATCATACTTGACAGTGTTTTGCCATTAAAAGAAACCCAAAGTGAGAACACTCATTTCTTCATGATAAATGATCAAGCTCAAAGACCTCTGAGAAAAACAGGTAACGCTGTTCATCAGGTGTTACTTGGCCCCCGCCATGCTACTGGACCGCAGGAGATACTGATCCACGCTTCCTTTTCGCCGACTCACAGTCCGCCTTTCGTTGTCAAACATGCGCTGCAACTGCAGAGCCAGCTGCCGGTCCTCTTCCTCTTGCTGCAATTTCTGCTCCATCTCTCGCAGCACTGGGTCTGTGGGGGCCAGACCCACCTCACCACTGCTTTGTCGCAGTTTCTTAAGGGAGCCATTTTGTTCCAAGTGCTTGGTCTTACAGCGTCTTTTCCTGCCCCGACGCAAGGAAGGAAGTGGCTCATCACCTAGGTTGTCTGCCAGAACACCATTAGGCAGATCAAAATGATTCACTGTCTTcagctgtttctttgttttgaggaCCCCACCCAAAACACTGTTTTTAGGTAGCACTGAGTTAACTGCTGAGATTTTCATACTTGCTGTTATACGGGTTTTATCTAACTTGGCATCTGGGGATGACCCTGACCTTTCCGACTGCTCTCTCTCCAAAGAAGTCCCACTGGCCCCCACTGGGAGTTCTGAAGAGCAGCAGGTTTCCAATGGGATCTCAGTGTTCTTTTTACGGTCACTGCCCTGTTCTGCTTTTGTCTGGCTAACAGAGGAAAAATAATCAAGGTCAGGGGCGGTAGGTCCCGTACATTCAGAGAGAACTTGCCCACTGGACAGTCTTGTATTTAAAGCCAGAAGAGGCTTCTCCTTGTTGGACTGCGTAACTTCAGAGACCAGTAAGTCGTCCCCTGTTTCTGGAGCCAGGGAGGTGAGGGTGGCTTTTGAAAGGGTCTTTTTGATCTGCCGCTCCTGAAAGATCTGCTCCCACTTCTTGAGGATCCGTGGACTAGCCTCATAAGAAGTCTGCTTCTGCAGGCTTCTGTTTAGGTTGCGGGGTGTCGATTTGATGATGAGGGGACTCAACACGCGGCCATCAGGGAGCCTCTTGGGCGGAGTACATGGTGAGCAGACAATGGGCTTGAAATGGTTTAGCTCTTCTGAGATGCTGTCGTTACTCTCAGGGCTGATAGAGCGCTCTGGCTTATGTAAGGAAGCCAAGGCTGACAGGGAGCTGAAGGGCAGGCGCTTCTCAACAGTTAGGTCGGGAGCCGAGAGGCAGCGGTGGTTCCGGGTGGACAACAGGACACCGATGAtggggttggaggtgggggtCATGGCTGTGGCCTGAAAGAGATTAGAAgactatgtatacatacatatataacctTTTTCTTCATCATTCCTTCTTGATGGTAGAGGGGTAGAGGAGAGAAGGGTAAGAAAAAAGATAACGGGTGATACAAGTCTAAGTAATGTAGAAAATCCCTCATTTAGAGTGCACCCACCATTTAGAGAAATTCCTACACATGAAACAAATAATGAGATTGaaaacttttatgaaaaaaacCTCATCTAGAATTTTTAAGAAGGTTTTTCTAGGAGCCCTCATTCTACTTATCTTCCTACTAATTCAAACTCTCTTCCCTTCACATCTGTTTTGTAAAATTCTCCAACATAATGAGTTTGCCTAGGATCCATTGTGCCTCTTCTCATCTGAAATGGTTCTTTTGTGGCCGTGTGCAGGAGGTTATGGGACGGGACGAGACAGCCCAAGAAGAAGCTGTGTCTGAGGTCTACCTTGGCTTTGCTGGTTGGTGCTGCTCTGAGTCTGCTCTTCGCTCTGTCCTGACCAGTGTCACTGCAGCTCTGACTCCTTTCCATCTTGGAATTTAGGTTCCTAAAAGAGAATAAAGACAAACTGTCAACCGTAGCCTATGATTGCTAAGGGAAAAAAGATGACAATCTCGTCTGTGCTTTCAAAGCTATGCAGCTATAACAGAAAATGTAttaattaacaaaataattttaagaacaaaTCCTGTCCAAAGAGAGTTCTCCAGAGAGGACATTTGGTGTAAGTCTTTGTTTCCAAACTTAGATCCTGCCTAAATAACACAAGACCAATGGCTATTTCACTCATGCTTAGAGAAATAGAGGGACACCGCACCTTCCGTAATAGAATggacacagggacttccctggtggtcccgtagacaagaatctgccttccaatgcaggggatgcaggtttgatcccccttcagggaactaagatctcacatgcctcagggcaactaagcatgTACTGCAGCAAGGAGTCCAtgccccacaagagaagcccctgcgtGCCGCAACTAGACAAAGACCACGCACTGCaggaagagccagtgcagccaaaaagtaacttttaaaataataataatttttaaaataggatagATACAATATCAAATCAactttagaaactttttttttcctttgcttaggCCCAGACCTCTTCTCAAGCAATCTAAATCATCcatgaaacaaatatttaagtaCTTATAAAACACCTAGCAAATCGCTAGATTCCCATGTAGgtagtaaaaattaaatacactCTCTCCCTTAATCTACTACATTTAAGCTTCCAAAGGCCTACATCCTGGTGATTAAGAGATTTCAAGATCAGAAGATTTGTCTTGTGCATTATATTATGATTTTACAATGCAAACCAAAAACCAAAGTAGCTGTATTATAACACTGATCTTACTGGGTAACAGCTCTACTCAACAAGCATTTAACATATAGTTACTATATGCCAGTCACCTATGAGCATTATCTGGGCactggaaatacagaaaagaatgagGTACAGTCTAGGTCTTCAAGGAATCAGAGTCCAGTGGAGCAGACAAATAATTCAATATAACACAGTTAAATGGTACAATGAAAACTTATGCCTAATAATTTTGCCTAATAATGGCATAAGAGAGTTATTAATTAATTACCTGGGACGGAGTGAGAACAGGGTTGGAAAAGCCTTCAGTGGCATATGTATTTTGAAGGATAAATAAGAATTTACCAGAAGACAAGGTGGACACCTAGCTATGCAGATGATCCCAAACAGAAATTATTTCCTTGAGTGATTTTACTTAACTCTGGAATGGAATAGTCATATCTACTCTTTTGagcaaaagatttaaaattttatgatagTAGATTAGTTAAGAGAAAACTTATAAAGGAGGTAATGAGGTACATGTCCtctcccaatttgggaccagtctgttccatgtttagttctaatggttgcttcttagctgcatacagatttctcaggaggcaggtcaggtggtctgattccatgtcttgaagaattttccacggtttgttatgatccacacagtcaaaggctttggcatagtcaataaagcagaagtagatgtttttctggaactctcttgctttttcgatgatccaatggatgttagcaatttgatctctgattcctctgccttttctaaatccagcttgaacatccgaggttcttggttcatgtactgttaaagcctggcttggagaattttgaacattcctttactagcgtgtgagatgagtgcaattgtgcggtagtttgagcattctttggcattgcctttctttgggattggaatgaaaactgaccttttccagtcctgtggccactgcagagttttccaaattttctggtgtattgaatgcagcactttcacagcatcatctttcaggatttgaaatagctcaactggaattccatcacctccactagctttgttcgtagtgatgcttcctaaggcccacttgactttgcattccagaatgtctggctctaggtgggtgatcacaccatcggggctgtctgggtcatgatcttttttgtatagttcttctctgtatttttgccacctcttcttaatatcttctgcttctgtaaggaccataccatttctgtcctttatcatgcccatctttgcatgaaatgttcccttggtagctctaattttcttgaagagatctctagtctttcccattctattgttttcctctatttctttgcattgatcacttaggaagcctttcttatctctccttactattctttggaactctgcattcagaggtatgtatctttccttttctcctttggcttttgcttcttttctcagctatttgcaaggcctcctcagacaaccattttgcctttttgcatttctttttcttggggatggtcttgatcactgcctcctgtacaatgtcacaaacctctgtccatagttcttcaggcactctgtctatcagatctaattccttgaatctatttgtcactcccactttataactgtaagggatttgatttaggttatacctgaatggtctagtagttttccctacttttttcaatttaagcctcaattttgcaataaggagttcatgatctgagccatagtcagctcccaggcttgtttttgctgattgtatagagcttctccatcttcggctgcaaagaatagaatcaatctgatttcggtattgatcatctggtgatgtccatgtgtagagtcttctcttgtgttgttggaagagggtgtttgctatgaccagtgcgttctctttgcaaaactctgttaagcctttgccctgcttcattttgtactccaaggccaaacttgcctgttactccaggtatctcttgaggccaaacttgcctattactccaggtatctcttgacttcctacttttgcattccagtcccctatgatgaaaaggacatcttcagggaggcctggcgtgctgcagtccatggggttgcaaagagtcgaacatgactgagcaactgaactgaactgaactagaaggtcttataggtcttcatagaaccgttcaacttcagcttcttcggcattagtggtgggggcatagacttggattactctgatattgaagggtttgccttggaaataaagagagatcattctgtcatttttgagactgcacccaagtactgcatttcagactcttctgttgactatgaggactactccatttcttctaagggattcttgcccacagtagtagatataatggttacctgaattaaattcacccattctggtccatttagcgcactgattcctaaaatgccaatgttcactcttgccatctcctgtttgaccacttccaatttaccttgtttcatggacctaacattttgggttcctatccaatattgttctttacagcattggactttacttccatcaccagtcacatccacagttggctgttgtttttgctttggctcagcatcttcattctttctggagctatttattgggcacctactgacctgtggagttcatctttcagtgtcatatctttttgccttttcatactggggttctcaaggcaagaatactgaggtggtttgccattcccttctcctggttAAATTTACTCATAACTATTCTgggtttttctgtgtgtgtgtgtatgtgctactGCAAATACAATTGCTCTCCTAATTATATTTTCACAGTGTTCACTGCTAATATaaaaaatgcaactgatttttgtgtggTGATCTTGCATCCTGAAACTTTCCTAAATTTGTTTATTAGCTCTAATAGTTTTTTCATGAATTCCTTAGGATTTTTTATGAATAATACCATATCATCTGTGAACAAAAATGTGAAAGGAAGAATACTTGCTCCTTTGCAATCAggatgcttttcttttctttcacagttTTACTGAGCTATGTTTGACAtatattgtataagtttaaggtgtacaaagtGTTGGCATTTGATACACACGTATTGTGAAAGGATTCCATGGCGAGGTTAGTTAACACCTCCATCACCTTACATAATTACCATTTATTTTGAGGGGTGAAGAACATTTAAGACCCgctctcttagcagctttcaaacACATAAATACGGTATTGTTAAgtataatcaccatgctgtacattagatgcCTAGGACCTATTCACCGTAGAATTGGAAATTTATACCCTGTGACCAACATTTCCCCATTTCCTCCGCCTTCTGCCAACCACCATTATactctgtttttatgagtttggCTTTTAAAGATTCCATATGTAACTGACATACAAAattgtctttctctctgacttaacTTTGCTTAGTgcaatgccctcaaggtccatccacactgttgaaaatggcagaattttcttatttctcatgtctgagtaatattatatatacatatatgtatctcacattttctttatccattcatccatggacAGACACTTaaagattgtttccatgtcttggctattaagAATAATGATACAATGAATGCGGGAGTGCAGATAGCTCTTGgagattctgatttcatttctttgtgtatatacccagaagtggaattgctggatcatatggtagttgcaATGTTTGCTTTTGAATTATATACGTACCTtagatattttggatattaatcccttatcaaatatatgatttgcaaatactttctcccattctgtagatcgccttttcattttgttgactgtttcttttgctgtgcagaagctttttagtttgatgcagtCCCACTGACATCTGCTTTTGTTGCTTAGTGTCATCTCCAAAAAATGATAGCCAGACAATGTCAAGGAGCTTTCTATgctttcttttaggagttttacaCATTCAGGTCTTATTggttaaagttaatttttatgaatgATATAAAATAGGGgcccaatttcatttttttgcctgcaattttccag is a window encoding:
- the RNF169 gene encoding E3 ubiquitin-protein ligase RNF169: MAAAGPSTRASSAAAAAALSRRGRRGRCDEIAAAKTGTPGPAAGPALLVLPPPLLQPPSPPRPEESDCAGCLETPGEAAALPCGHSLCRGCAQRAADAAGPCCPRCRARGAGWARRRARDDWQADAEVLGERARRGPPERCRPRRDGGAAAAGPRPEQESRAAPAEPEFIFRAPIKLSKPGEFREEYESLRKLREEKLQEEKTSEDQIHKLLPEDTEIGKRKMDEQKKRDEPVVLKTNLEHCPARLSDSENEEPSRGKMIQTHRSAFVSKSSSYSLAFLAGNLNSKMERSQSCSDTGQDRAKSRLRAAPTSKAKATAMTPTSNPIIGVLLSTRNHRCLSAPDLTVEKRLPFSSLSALASLHKPERSISPESNDSISEELNHFKPIVCSPCTPPKRLPDGRVLSPLIIKSTPRNLNRSLQKQTSYEASPRILKKWEQIFQERQIKKTLSKATLTSLAPETGDDLLVSEVTQSNKEKPLLALNTRLSSGQVLSECTGPTAPDLDYFSSVSQTKAEQGSDRKKNTEIPLETCCSSELPVGASGTSLEREQSERSGSSPDAKLDKTRITASMKISAVNSVLPKNSVLGGVLKTKKQLKTVNHFDLPNGVLADNLGDEPLPSLRRGRKRRCKTKHLEQNGSLKKLRQSSGEVGLAPTDPVLREMEQKLQQEEEDRQLALQLQRMFDNERRTVSRRKGSVDQYLLRSSSMAGAK